One Thermoplasmata archaeon genomic window, CAAGATGGGGATGCGAGGCTCGCCGACCGGCGAGCTCTCCTTCGACCACTGCCGGGTCCCCGTCGAGCGTCGGGTCGGCGCGGAGAACGAGGGGGTCGCGATCATGATGGGGGGCCTCAACGTCGAGCGGGCGGTCCTCGCGTCGATCCCGATCGGCATCATGGCCGAGTGTCTCGATCGGTGCCTCGACTACGCGCGCCAGCGCGAGCAGTTCGGACAGAAGATCGGCCGGTTCGAGCTGATCCAGGCGAAGCTCGCGAACCTGTTCGCGGAGCTCGAGGCGTCCCGCCTGTTGCAGTACGCGGCGCTCGATGCCGTAAAGCGAGAGCCCCGGCGGATGGGGCCGGCCGCCGCCGCGCTCACCTTCGCCTCGGAGGCCTCGACTCGGGCGGCCCTCGACGCGATCCAGATCCACGGCGGCTACGGCTACATGCGGGATCTGCCGCTGGAGCGGCTCGCGCGCGACGCCAAGCTGCTCGAGATCGGCGCGGGGACCTCCGAGATCCGACGGCTCCTGCTGGCCCGCGAGCTTCTCGGACCGGGCTTCGGCGACTGACGGGCCGGCCGCTCGACCGGGCGCGGCCGAGCCCTCGCGTGTCGGCCGGCCAATGTATATAGGTCGGGGGGGCCCTCTCGCGCACGATGGCCGGTCGGCCGACCTCGCCCCCGGGCGGCACGTCGTCGTTGCGGGTCGAGGTCCTGAAGGAACTCCAGAGCCTGATCGACGACCGGGAGGTCCGCGACCGGCTCGATCGTGGTCCGATCGGCGAGACGAAGGGCCGCGAGCACTGGGTACTGCACCTGTTGCTCCGGGGCCAGGAGGCGATGCAGGCCCACGTCGACCTCCTCGTCGGGACCGCGTACTCGAACCTCCTCGCCCGGCTCCAGTCCGTCGAGGACCGGCTGCAGCGCGTTGAGACCGTCGAGCAGAGCCTCGGCGACGAGATGAAGACCCGGCTCGAGGGCGTCGAATCGACCCTCGTCGACCGGGTCACGAAGGAGGTCGGCTCGGGACTCGAGGCCGCGTCCTCCCGGCTCTCGGGAACCCTCGCCGCGAACCTCGACGAGCGGTGGAAACCGATCGGTCACTCGATCGAGTCGTTCTCGCAGGCCTCGGGCCAACTCACCAAGGATCTCTCCGACACCTACCGGGTCGCGACGCAGAGCCGACTTCTCCTCAACGAGAATGCCCGGCGGATGATCGATCTCGGGCGCGACATCGTCGCGCTCGAGGAGAGCCTAAAGCTCGCGCTCTCCAAGGTGATCGAGGACGGGCTCGCCCCGCTCGAGGAGCGGATCTCGGCGATCGAGGCTCGCCTCGTCAGCTCGACCGAGGGCCTCGCCGCGACGAACGGCCGCACCGACCCGCCAGTGAGCGAGTAGCCCCCCCGGGCGCCCCGGCGATGCCGCTGTCCCCCCGCCACCCCCGCTACCGCAGCCTGCGCGTGCGCGCCCGCCTCGCGCAGGCCGTGCGCGCCGGCCTCGTCGTCCCCGAGGGCCTGATCGCCCACGGGCGGGGCGAGGCGTTCGACTACCTGCTCGGCGAGCGCACGACGCCGAGCGCGCGCAGGGCGATCCGAGCCGCGGCGGGGTGGCTCCGGGCGGCCCGGCGGCCGATCCTGAGCGTGAACGGCAACGTCGCGGCGCTCGCGGCGGAGGAGGTCGCCCGACTCGCGCGCGCGCTTCCGGGTCTCGGCGTGGAAGTGAACCTGTTTCACCGGACCCCCGCCCGGGCGCGGGCGATCGCGCGCCGGCTGCGGGGCGCCGGCGTCCGAAAGGTCCTGGGCGTGCGTCCGACCGCCCGCATCCCCGGCCTGCCGTCGGACCGCGCCCTCGTCGACGCCACGGGCATCTTCGTCGCCGATGTCTGCCTGATACCGCTGGAGGACGGCGATCGCACGGAGGCGCTACGCGCGATCGGCAAGCGGGTCATCTCCATCGACCTGAACCCGCTCTCACGGACGAGCCGCGCGGCCGACCTTCCGATCGTCGACGAGCTCGTGCGGGCCCTCCGCCACCTGGCCGACGACCTGGTCCGGCCTCCGCCCGGGCGGACCCGCGCGCGGTTCCCGGCGTTCGATCGGCGCGCCGCCCTCGAGGCCGCCCTGCGAACGATCGAGCGGGGCCTCAGGAGTCGGGCGGCGGCTCGGCGGCCGCCCGCCCGACGGCGGCGCTGAGCTTAGCGGCGACGCGCTCGAGGAACGCGCGATCCGAACCGTCGTAGGCGCCCACCACCGCGCCGTCGATGTCGATCTCGCCGACCACGCGGCTACCGTCGCGGATCGGGACCACGATCTCGCTGCGGGTCTCCACGAAGCAGGCCAGGTAGTCCGGCGCGCTCCGCACGTCGTCGACGATCACCGTCCGGTCCTCCCGCGCGGCCTGGCCGCAGATGCCGCGCGCGAGCGGGATGCGCACATGCTCGGTCGGCGCCGGCCCGTCCCAGGCGTCCAGCACAAGGACGTCCGCGTCCAACCGATAGATCCCGACCCATCGGTAGTGGGGGAACTCCTCGGCGAGGAACCGGCAGACCTCGCGCAACGCGGCCCGCCCCGCGAGACGTCCGAGGATCGCGTCGACCTGGAGGAGCGCCGGCGTGACGGCGCGCGTCGGTACGCTCACGCGGCCCTGCCGACGCCCGGGCGGTGGGCAGCGCCGAGGGGGAGATTTTCCCCCGGGGCGGGTCGGCCGCACCCGGCGTTTGAACTCCCGAGGCGAAGATCGCCACGAGCTTTCCAGACTCGCGCCGTACCGGACTGAGCCACCTCGGCACGCCCTCCGCTCGAGGACGAGACTCGGCCGATAAGCTTAGCGGCGCCGACGTGCGCGCTCAACCGCCGAGCGCGAACCAGCCGCAGTTGGCGCAGCCCGCGGCCCGCGACTCGCCGGGGATCTCCGCGCCGCACTGCGGGCACGGCCGCGGGATCGGGACGGAGAGCGCCAGGCAGTCGAAGCAGCTGCCCTGACGGCGATCGTCGGGAAGGAGAACGAGATCCTTGCCGCAGAACACGCACTGGCTCAGTCGTTCCTCGGACGTTCCGGCGGGTCGGATGTCCGCGAACGAGAGCATCGGACCGCTCCACTTTCCGCCCGGTACATAAGTCCTCGCTGAACGCGAGCGGGCGACGGCGCGTCGGCGCGTGCCGGACGCTCCGTCACGGGTCCTTCCAGCGCGCTTTGAGCGCCGCGATGAGGAACAGCGCTGCCGTGAATCCGATCAGGACCGTCCAGTCGAGCGCGGCGGTACCGAACGGGAGCGGCTGGAGCCCGACCGCTCCCTGGACGAGCTCGGCGGCATAGGTCGTGGGGGAGAATCGCGCCGCGACCTGGGCCCAGCCGGGGAGGTAGGAGATCGGGTAGTACACCGGCGGCAGCACGGTGAGGACGAGCGAGAAGATCGGGCTGAACATCCAGGTCTCGCGGACGTCCTGGAAGTAGGTGGAGAGCGTGAACGCGAACGCGGTCGCGAACGCCCAGACGAGCAGCAGCACGCCGGTGAGGATCGCAACGCTCTCGACGGTCGCGTAGCCGAAGAGCACGAACATCGCGACGAAGACCGCGAGGCCCGGCAGCGAGTAGACGAGCTCGCTGATCGCGAGCCCGGCGACGTAGACCGGGGCTTCGACCGGCGACGCGACGACGACGTCCTGGAACTTGAGGTCGTGCCGGTAGTGGGTGAGGTCGGACTGCAGGCCCGTGCCGACCGACAGCATCGTCAGCACCATGCCGCCCATCAGGCCGTAGGCGAGGTCGGCGCCGCGCGAGACGATGTAGATGAAGAACAGGAACGACAGCGGGCTCGCGATCAGGCTGACGAGGTAGAGCGGCTGCGTGCGGATCGGGATCAGCCCGTTGATCCGGACGAGCGTCCCGAGAGATCGCAGCCGATTGCGCTCGCTCATGCCTCGGCCTCCGGCGGAGGGCCCTCCTCCTGGATCGAACGGCCGACCACCTCGAGGAAGATGTCCTCGAGGCTGACCGGTCCCATCGAGACGCGCTGGCCCCGCTCGAGCGCGACTCTGGCGAGCTCGCGCGCCTCGGGCTCCCGGGCGAAGACGAGCGCGCCGCCCTCGATCGCGGAGACGCGGCCGTAGCGCTCGAGCTCCTCGCGCGACGTGGCGCCCTGGATCGTGACGCGGAACGGAAAGCGCACGCGCGCGCGCAGGTCCTCCGGGCTCCCGGCGAGGACGAGCCGGCCCCGTTCGAAGAGCGCGAGCCGCGACGAGAGCTCTTCCGCCTCGTCCAGGTAGTGCGTCGTGAGCAGGATCGTGCGGTTCTCCCGGGTCGCGTGCCGGATCGCCGCCCACACCTCGCGCCGGGCGATCGGATCGAGCCCGGTCGTCGGCTCGTCCAGGAACAGGAGGTCGGCGTCGGAGGCGAGCACCATCGCGCAGAGCGTGCGCCGCCGCAGGCCGCCCGAGAGGCGGGCGACCGACCGTCGCCGATACTCCGAGAGCGACAGCTCGTCGAGCGCCTCCCGCGTGCGCCGGCGGGCCTCGACACGGTCGAGGCCGCGCAGCTTCAGGTAGAGGTAGATGACCTCCTCCACGTTGAGGAAGTAGAGCGGACGCGACTCCTGCGGCACGCAGGCGATCCGCGCGCGGATCGCGCGCTCGTCGGTCGTGACGTCGTGGCCGAGGACCTCGGCGCGTCCGCTCGTCAGCTCGAGTTGGGTCGCCGCGATCCGCAGGAAGGTGGTCTTGCCCGCCCCGTTCCGGCCGATGACCCCGAAGACCCTCCCGGTCGGGACCTCGAGTGTGAGCCCCTCGAGCGCCGGCGGCCCGGCGGCTGCCTGCGGGTAGACCTTGGACAGTCGGTCGGTGCGCACGGCGAGCGCCATCGGCCCCGCTCGAACTCCGTGCGGCTCTTAACGGCAGGTCCGGACCGGCGCTAGCTCAGGACCTCGGCCAGCCGACCGTCGGCCCGGGCGTTCCGGATCTCGCGCGCGATCCGCCGCCCCGTCGAGAGGCCCGGCTCGATCAGGTCGGAGTACGGGCTGCCCGAGATGAACAGGTTCGTGCCCGCGACGATCCGCGTCGAGATCTCGAAGACCTTGTACTCGAGGTCCTCCGTCATGATCCCCTCAATGCAGAACGGACCGACCATCCCCCCGAACAGCTCGATCGAGCGCTCGATGATGCGGGCCGCGACGTCGAACGCCCTCGGGAGGAGCGACTCGCGCAGGATCACGGGGACGTTGCCCGTGACCACGAACGTCGGACGGAGGCCGGCCTTCAATAGCTCCTCCTGTGCGCCCAGCTTGTAGAGCTCGTCGATGTTCGCTTCGTCCCGACGGTCCATGCCGAGCAGCTCGAGCGAGCCGCGGGAGAGCCGGTAGCCGTGGTGGACGATCGGCGAGTAGAAGAAATGCATGTAGTAGCGCGTGCCGAGCACGTACTCCTGGACGACGTGCGGGCCGGTCGGATGGAAGTCGGCGAGGGCGTCGCGGTTCTTGGCGAGGAAGAAGCCCTTCCCGCCCTTCGCTCCGTAGTACTTCACGATCACCGGCCCCTGGATCTCGGCCGGGTCCTCGTACAGCTTCGGCATCGCGACGCCGGCCGACTCCAGCCAGTCGCGCTCCTTGCGGCGGTCCGACTCCCAGCCAAGGACGGCGCGGTTCCCGAACACCGGCACGTCGAGGGCGGCGAACGCCTCGGGCCCCAGATACTCCACGAACGATCCGTGCGGGACCAGGATCGCCGCCTCGGCCCGCAGTCGCTCGACCACGCTCGGAAGGTCCTTGACCCGCGGTACCGACAGGAACCGGTCGGGTCGCGCGAGGGGGAACGCATCGTAGAAGCGCGGGGGCTCCCCGACGCAGATCCCGAGCGTCGGCAGCCCCTCCGCGCGCGCCCCGTGAAAGATCTGCAGCGACGAGTGCGAGCAGAGCGTCGCGACCGTCGGCGTCCGGCCCTCGAGGCAGGCGAGGCGCTCGGGCGAAGCGAGCGATGGCCCCATAGGGGTCAGTACCGAGCGACCGAGATAGCCCTTGCGCCGGCCGGAGCTTCGAAACTAGCGACCGGCCTCGCCCGACGCGCCTTCCAGGTCCCAGTACCAGCGGACCTGGCGCGAGCCCGTCTCGGCGACGCGCCTCCGCAGCTCCGGCTCGATCGACGCATCGCGGACGAGCCGACGGACCTCCTCCGGCCGCCCGGTCGGCAGGCGGGAGGCGAGCCCGGAGGCTTCGAGCGCCGGGCGGATCCCCTCGAGCGAGTACTGCCAGGTTTCCTCCCGCCGTCGGACCGCGACGGCGTGCGATCCGCTGAGCCGGTGGACGCCGAGCTCCTCCGCGGCGCGGTGGAGCGCCTCGGCCGCGTCGCGCAGCTCGAAGTCGAGCCGGTCCTGATCGCCCCGGAGCCGGTCGAGCCGGTCGACCAGCTCGCGCAGGCGGGCCTGGTCCGCGGCGGGCACGGTCCGAAACTCCGGGCACAGGGACCGGAAGTCGCAGCGGCTGCAGTGGCGACCCGGCGTCGGCTCGTAGGCCTGGGCCCGGATGCCGTCGCTTACGGTGCCGAGGCGGTCGTAGAGGCCCGTCAAGGACGGCCCGTCCCGTGGCGGCACCCGCAGCGGGGTCAGCGAGCGCAGGTGGTAGAGCGTGAGGCCGGCGACCGGCTCGGTGTAGTTGCGCTCGACCAGGACCTGGTAGAGCGAGAGCTGCTCCGAGTCGCGCGCATCCTCGGGCGAGAGATCGCGCGACGTCTTGTAGTCGAGCACCTCCAGCCCTCCGGACGGTGCGCGGTCGATCCGGTCGATGTAACCATGGATCGGGATCCCGTCCCACCGGGCCTCGAGATGCTCCTCGACGGCGACCGGACGCGGCGCTTCCTCGACCAGGCGGTCGTAGTACCGGCCGAGGAGGTCCTGGCCCAGCGCATGGTAGCGACCCTCCTCCTCCGGCGAGACGTACCCGTCGCTGGACCAGAGACGATCGTAGAGCGCGAGCATCGCGCGTCGTGTCATCGCCGGTCCGCCCGCGTCCCGCGGCCGGGCCTCCCACTCGTCGAGCGTGCGCTGCGACTCCGTAGCGCCGGCCCGGCGCGCCGCCGGCGCCACCAGCGGTCGCAGGAGCTCCTCGAGGACCGAGTGGACCACCCGTCCGAACGTGAAGTAGCCGCGCGGGGTCTCGGGCAGTCGGTCGACGTAGAGGAACTTCCAGCGCAGCGGGCACTCGAGGTAGGTGCGGTACGACGAGTAGCTCAACGGCCCGACGGCAGCCACAACGGACGAGCGGCCGGGAGGTTCAAGTGGTTTCCGGGGGCCGGCGCCC contains:
- a CDS encoding phosphopantothenate/pantothenate synthetase, which gives rise to MPLSPRHPRYRSLRVRARLAQAVRAGLVVPEGLIAHGRGEAFDYLLGERTTPSARRAIRAAAGWLRAARRPILSVNGNVAALAAEEVARLARALPGLGVEVNLFHRTPARARAIARRLRGAGVRKVLGVRPTARIPGLPSDRALVDATGIFVADVCLIPLEDGDRTEALRAIGKRVISIDLNPLSRTSRAADLPIVDELVRALRHLADDLVRPPPGRTRARFPAFDRRAALEAALRTIERGLRSRAAARRPPARRRR
- a CDS encoding GAF domain-containing protein, which translates into the protein MSVPTRAVTPALLQVDAILGRLAGRAALREVCRFLAEEFPHYRWVGIYRLDADVLVLDAWDGPAPTEHVRIPLARGICGQAAREDRTVIVDDVRSAPDYLACFVETRSEIVVPIRDGSRVVGEIDIDGAVVGAYDGSDRAFLERVAAKLSAAVGRAAAEPPPDS
- a CDS encoding ABC transporter permease, with the translated sequence MSERNRLRSLGTLVRINGLIPIRTQPLYLVSLIASPLSFLFFIYIVSRGADLAYGLMGGMVLTMLSVGTGLQSDLTHYRHDLKFQDVVVASPVEAPVYVAGLAISELVYSLPGLAVFVAMFVLFGYATVESVAILTGVLLLVWAFATAFAFTLSTYFQDVRETWMFSPIFSLVLTVLPPVYYPISYLPGWAQVAARFSPTTYAAELVQGAVGLQPLPFGTAALDWTVLIGFTAALFLIAALKARWKDP
- a CDS encoding ABC transporter ATP-binding protein, giving the protein MALAVRTDRLSKVYPQAAAGPPALEGLTLEVPTGRVFGVIGRNGAGKTTFLRIAATQLELTSGRAEVLGHDVTTDERAIRARIACVPQESRPLYFLNVEEVIYLYLKLRGLDRVEARRRTREALDELSLSEYRRRSVARLSGGLRRRTLCAMVLASDADLLFLDEPTTGLDPIARREVWAAIRHATRENRTILLTTHYLDEAEELSSRLALFERGRLVLAGSPEDLRARVRFPFRVTIQGATSREELERYGRVSAIEGGALVFAREPEARELARVALERGQRVSMGPVSLEDIFLEVVGRSIQEEGPPPEAEA
- a CDS encoding formate--phosphoribosylaminoimidazolecarboxamide ligase, whose amino-acid sequence is MGPSLASPERLACLEGRTPTVATLCSHSSLQIFHGARAEGLPTLGICVGEPPRFYDAFPLARPDRFLSVPRVKDLPSVVERLRAEAAILVPHGSFVEYLGPEAFAALDVPVFGNRAVLGWESDRRKERDWLESAGVAMPKLYEDPAEIQGPVIVKYYGAKGGKGFFLAKNRDALADFHPTGPHVVQEYVLGTRYYMHFFYSPIVHHGYRLSRGSLELLGMDRRDEANIDELYKLGAQEELLKAGLRPTFVVTGNVPVILRESLLPRAFDVAARIIERSIELFGGMVGPFCIEGIMTEDLEYKVFEISTRIVAGTNLFISGSPYSDLIEPGLSTGRRIAREIRNARADGRLAEVLS
- a CDS encoding PD-(D/E)XK nuclease family protein, giving the protein MAAVGPLSYSSYRTYLECPLRWKFLYVDRLPETPRGYFTFGRVVHSVLEELLRPLVAPAARRAGATESQRTLDEWEARPRDAGGPAMTRRAMLALYDRLWSSDGYVSPEEEGRYHALGQDLLGRYYDRLVEEAPRPVAVEEHLEARWDGIPIHGYIDRIDRAPSGGLEVLDYKTSRDLSPEDARDSEQLSLYQVLVERNYTEPVAGLTLYHLRSLTPLRVPPRDGPSLTGLYDRLGTVSDGIRAQAYEPTPGRHCSRCDFRSLCPEFRTVPAADQARLRELVDRLDRLRGDQDRLDFELRDAAEALHRAAEELGVHRLSGSHAVAVRRREETWQYSLEGIRPALEASGLASRLPTGRPEEVRRLVRDASIEPELRRRVAETGSRQVRWYWDLEGASGEAGR